Proteins from one Sarcophilus harrisii chromosome 2, mSarHar1.11, whole genome shotgun sequence genomic window:
- the KLHL25 gene encoding kelch-like protein 25 isoform X1, whose protein sequence is MYGSQRFLGKRKHRDRFTSADLIKMSVSVHENRKSRTSTGSMNITLFHKPSHPDCVLSHLNTLRKHCMFTDVTLWAGDRSFPCHRAVLAASSCYFEAMFSHGLRESLDDAVNFHDSLHPEVLELLLDFAYSSRIIINEENAESLLEAGDMLQFHDVRDAAAEFLEKNLFPSNCLGMMLLSDAHQCRRLYELSWRMCLVHFETVQQSEDFKNLSKDTLLDLISSDELETEDERVVFEAIIQWVKHDLDERKVYLPELLRSVRLALLPSEILKEAITCEDLIMADERNKLIMDEALHCKKKILQNDGVVTSPCARPRKAGHTLLILGGQTFMCDKIYQVDHKAKEIIPKADLPSPRKEFSACALGCKVYVTGGRGSENGVSKDVWVYDTVHEEWSKAAPMLIARFGHGSAELENCLYVVGGHTAVAGVFPASPSVSLKQVEKYDPGANKWTMVAPLRDGVSNAAVVSAKLKLFVFGGTSIHRDMVSKVQCYDPSDNRWMIKAECPQPWRYTAAAVLGSQIFIMGGDTEFTAASAYRFDCETNQWTRIGDMTAKRMSCHALASGNKLYVVGGYFGTQRCKTLDCYDPTSDTWTCITTVPYSLIPTAFVSTWKHLPA, encoded by the coding sequence cTGACTTAATCAAAATGTCTGTCAGCGTCCATGAGAACCGCAAGTCCAGGACAAGCACAGGCTCTATGAACATCACCCTTTTCCACAAACCTTCCCACCCAGACTGTGTCTTGTCCCACCTCAACACCCTGAGGAAGCACTGTATGTTCACAGATGTCACTCTCTGGGCTGGGGACCGCTCATTTCCCTGCCACCGGGCTGTGTTGGCCGCCTCTAGTTGCTATTTCGAAGCCATGTTCAGCCATGGCCTACGAGAAAGTCTGGATGACGCAGTCAACTTTCATGATAGTCTCCATCCAGAAGTGCTTGAGCTCCTGCTGGACTTTGCCTACTCGTCCCGGATCATCATCAATGAGGAAAATGCTGAATCCCTGCTGGAAGCGGGGGACATGCTCCAGTTCCATGATGTGCGAGATGCTGCCGCTGAGTTCTTAGAGAAGAATCTCTTCCCCTCCAACTGTCTGGGTATGATGCTCCTCTCAGATGCCCACCAGTGCCGCCGCCTTTACGAGCTCTCTTGGCGCATGTGCCTGGTACATTTTGAGACGGTGCAGCAGAGTGAAGACTTCAAAAACCTCTCCAAGGACACCCTGTTGGACTTGATCTCCAGTGATGAGCTTGAGACAGAGGATGAACGAGTAGTCTTTGAAGCCATTATTCAGTGGGTGAAACATGATTTGGATGAGAGAAAAGTGTACCTCCCAGAGCTTCTACGCAGTGTACGGCTGGCCCTGCTGCCCTCTGAAATCCTAAAGGAGGCCATCACCTGTGAGGACCTTATTATGGCAGATGAGCGTAACAAGCTTATCATGGACGAAGCTCTCCACTGTAAGAAGAAGATTCTACAGAATGACGGGGTGGTCACTAGCCCCTGTGCCCGACCCCGAAAGGCAGGCCACACTCTTCTGATCCTTGGAGGCCAGACCTTCATGTGTGACAAGATCTACCAGGTGGACCACAAAGCAAAGGAAATCATCCCCAAGGCAGACTTGCCCAGTCCACGGAAGGAGTTCAGTGCCTGTGCCCTAGGCTGTAAGGTCTATGTGACAGGGGGGAGGGGCTCTGAGAATGGGGTCTCCAAAGATGTCTGGGTGTATGACACTGTCCATGAAGAATGGTCCAAGGCTGCTCCTATGCTGATTGCCCGTTTTGGTCATGGCTCAGCTGAGCTGGAGAATTGTCTTTATGTAGTAGGGGGTCACACTGCAGTGGCTGGGGTCTTCCCAGCCTCCCCCTCTGTTTCTTTGAAGCAAGTAGAGAAGTACGACCCCGGAGCCAACAAGTGGACGATGGTGGCTCCTTTAAGGGACGGAGTCAGCAATGCTGCAGTGGTGAGTGCTAAGCTTAAGCTCTTTGTCTTTGGCGGCACGAGCATTCACCGGGACATGGTGTCCAAAGTTCAGTGCTATGATCCATCAGACAACCGATGGATGATCAAAGCGGAATGTCCTCAGCCTTGGCGCTATACAGCGGCTGCTGTCCTGGGCAGCCAGATTTTTATCATGGGGGGTGACACAGAATTCACGGCAGCTTCTGCCTACCGCTTTGATTGCGAAACCAACCAGTGGACACGGATTGGGGACATGACAGCCAAGCGCATGTCATGCCATGCTCTGGCCTCGGGGAACAAGCTCTATGTGGTGGGTGGATACTTTGGGACCCAGCGGTGTAAGACATTAGACTGCTATGACCCTACCTCAGACACGTGGACCTGCATCACAACAGTGCCTTACTCACTCATCCCCACAGCCTTTGTCAGCACTTGGAAACATTTGCCTGCATGA
- the KLHL25 gene encoding kelch-like protein 25 isoform X2, giving the protein MSVSVHENRKSRTSTGSMNITLFHKPSHPDCVLSHLNTLRKHCMFTDVTLWAGDRSFPCHRAVLAASSCYFEAMFSHGLRESLDDAVNFHDSLHPEVLELLLDFAYSSRIIINEENAESLLEAGDMLQFHDVRDAAAEFLEKNLFPSNCLGMMLLSDAHQCRRLYELSWRMCLVHFETVQQSEDFKNLSKDTLLDLISSDELETEDERVVFEAIIQWVKHDLDERKVYLPELLRSVRLALLPSEILKEAITCEDLIMADERNKLIMDEALHCKKKILQNDGVVTSPCARPRKAGHTLLILGGQTFMCDKIYQVDHKAKEIIPKADLPSPRKEFSACALGCKVYVTGGRGSENGVSKDVWVYDTVHEEWSKAAPMLIARFGHGSAELENCLYVVGGHTAVAGVFPASPSVSLKQVEKYDPGANKWTMVAPLRDGVSNAAVVSAKLKLFVFGGTSIHRDMVSKVQCYDPSDNRWMIKAECPQPWRYTAAAVLGSQIFIMGGDTEFTAASAYRFDCETNQWTRIGDMTAKRMSCHALASGNKLYVVGGYFGTQRCKTLDCYDPTSDTWTCITTVPYSLIPTAFVSTWKHLPA; this is encoded by the coding sequence ATGTCTGTCAGCGTCCATGAGAACCGCAAGTCCAGGACAAGCACAGGCTCTATGAACATCACCCTTTTCCACAAACCTTCCCACCCAGACTGTGTCTTGTCCCACCTCAACACCCTGAGGAAGCACTGTATGTTCACAGATGTCACTCTCTGGGCTGGGGACCGCTCATTTCCCTGCCACCGGGCTGTGTTGGCCGCCTCTAGTTGCTATTTCGAAGCCATGTTCAGCCATGGCCTACGAGAAAGTCTGGATGACGCAGTCAACTTTCATGATAGTCTCCATCCAGAAGTGCTTGAGCTCCTGCTGGACTTTGCCTACTCGTCCCGGATCATCATCAATGAGGAAAATGCTGAATCCCTGCTGGAAGCGGGGGACATGCTCCAGTTCCATGATGTGCGAGATGCTGCCGCTGAGTTCTTAGAGAAGAATCTCTTCCCCTCCAACTGTCTGGGTATGATGCTCCTCTCAGATGCCCACCAGTGCCGCCGCCTTTACGAGCTCTCTTGGCGCATGTGCCTGGTACATTTTGAGACGGTGCAGCAGAGTGAAGACTTCAAAAACCTCTCCAAGGACACCCTGTTGGACTTGATCTCCAGTGATGAGCTTGAGACAGAGGATGAACGAGTAGTCTTTGAAGCCATTATTCAGTGGGTGAAACATGATTTGGATGAGAGAAAAGTGTACCTCCCAGAGCTTCTACGCAGTGTACGGCTGGCCCTGCTGCCCTCTGAAATCCTAAAGGAGGCCATCACCTGTGAGGACCTTATTATGGCAGATGAGCGTAACAAGCTTATCATGGACGAAGCTCTCCACTGTAAGAAGAAGATTCTACAGAATGACGGGGTGGTCACTAGCCCCTGTGCCCGACCCCGAAAGGCAGGCCACACTCTTCTGATCCTTGGAGGCCAGACCTTCATGTGTGACAAGATCTACCAGGTGGACCACAAAGCAAAGGAAATCATCCCCAAGGCAGACTTGCCCAGTCCACGGAAGGAGTTCAGTGCCTGTGCCCTAGGCTGTAAGGTCTATGTGACAGGGGGGAGGGGCTCTGAGAATGGGGTCTCCAAAGATGTCTGGGTGTATGACACTGTCCATGAAGAATGGTCCAAGGCTGCTCCTATGCTGATTGCCCGTTTTGGTCATGGCTCAGCTGAGCTGGAGAATTGTCTTTATGTAGTAGGGGGTCACACTGCAGTGGCTGGGGTCTTCCCAGCCTCCCCCTCTGTTTCTTTGAAGCAAGTAGAGAAGTACGACCCCGGAGCCAACAAGTGGACGATGGTGGCTCCTTTAAGGGACGGAGTCAGCAATGCTGCAGTGGTGAGTGCTAAGCTTAAGCTCTTTGTCTTTGGCGGCACGAGCATTCACCGGGACATGGTGTCCAAAGTTCAGTGCTATGATCCATCAGACAACCGATGGATGATCAAAGCGGAATGTCCTCAGCCTTGGCGCTATACAGCGGCTGCTGTCCTGGGCAGCCAGATTTTTATCATGGGGGGTGACACAGAATTCACGGCAGCTTCTGCCTACCGCTTTGATTGCGAAACCAACCAGTGGACACGGATTGGGGACATGACAGCCAAGCGCATGTCATGCCATGCTCTGGCCTCGGGGAACAAGCTCTATGTGGTGGGTGGATACTTTGGGACCCAGCGGTGTAAGACATTAGACTGCTATGACCCTACCTCAGACACGTGGACCTGCATCACAACAGTGCCTTACTCACTCATCCCCACAGCCTTTGTCAGCACTTGGAAACATTTGCCTGCATGA